One Setaria italica strain Yugu1 chromosome II, Setaria_italica_v2.0, whole genome shotgun sequence DNA segment encodes these proteins:
- the LOC101756831 gene encoding probable glycosyltransferase STELLO1, with the protein MPPRVSPTSASKRVVYVLLAALASAPFLLLLLYGGASPSSFCPASFRAPRRLPYPSVLWSRVPPLPALPTSPHPALRATRWIVFSASPHAPRHRPLRAVPGWQLLAVADEATPEDWSHPGAALLTLADQARLGFRSVAFLPARGPARKAAAYLFAVQRGARVIYDADARNAVLGGNLTRHFDVDLDQRQGGAVLLQYSHADPNRTVVNPFVHFGQPSVWPRGLPLEKAGEVDAEEFYTEVFSGGQFIQQGMCNGLPDVDALFYFTRKSLEMEAFDFQFDLDAPKVALPQGMMMPVNSINTLFHSPAFWGLALPVSVSPMASDVIRGYWAQRILWEIGGYLVIYPPTVHRVDNVHAHPFDDEKDIHVNIGRLIKFLMEWRSSKRTLFERILDLSYAMTEEGFWGEKDLHFMAGWLQDLVAIGYRQPRLLSLDIDRPRATIGHGDKKEFIPKKLPSVHLGVEEIGEVSTEIGNLIKWRKHFGDIVLIVHCTEPVDRTALEWRLLYGRIFRAVVILSEQSNSDLAVEFSNLAQAYKYLPKVFDRFAGAQGFLFLQDHVVLNYWNLLNADKAKLWITNQVKESWSDVPLQGNKIERFVNQGDMVKKAVSNFPPHYQTNYRRSVGEHKIIHCSSEIFYIPQRHIGDFSYLVKAIGTLDIHHSFAVPMIFLAMDSPSNFESKALTKFVYRADLPSNTTFASIYSAEAHAVYPLKVRNEMEFVMLIRVMASGDPFLMELV; encoded by the exons ATGCCACCGCGCgtctcccccacctccgcctccaagCGCGTCGTCtacgtcctcctcgccgcgctcgcctcggcgcccttccttctcctcctcctctacggcggcgcctccccctcctcgtTCTGCCCGGCCTCCTtccgcgccccgcgccgcctcccctaCCCGTCCGTGCTCTGGTCCCGCGTGCCCCCACTCCCGGCGCTCCCCACCTCGCCGCACCCGgccctccgcgccacccgctGGATCGTCTTCTCCGCGTCGCCGCACGCCCCGAGGCACCGCCCGCTGCGCGCCGTCCCCGGGTGGcagctcctcgccgtcgccgacgaggcGACCCCCGAGGACTGGTCCCACCCGGGCGCTGCGCTGCTCACGCTCGCCGACCAGGCCCGCCTCGGCTTCCGCTCCGTCGCCTTCCTTCCCGCGCGGGGCCCGGCGCGGAAGGCCGCGGCGTACCTCTTCGCCGTGCAGCGCGGGGCGCGGGTCATCTACGACGCGGACGCGCGCAACGCCGTCCTGGGCGGGAACCTCACCAGGCACTTCGATGTCGATCTGGACCAGCGGCAGGGAGGCGCCGTGCTGCTGCAGTACAGCCACGCCGATCCTAACCGGACGGTCGTGAACCCGTTCGTGCACTTCGGGCAGCCGTCGGTCTGGCCGCGGGGGCTGCCGCTGGAGAAGGCCGGGGAGGTGGATGCTGAGGAGTTCTACACTGAGGTATTCAGCGGTGGGCAATTCATACAGCAGGGGATGTGCAATGGCCTTCCAGATGTTGACGCACTGTTCTACTTCACTAGGAAGTCACTGGAGATGGAGGCATTCGATTTTCAGTTTGATTTGGATGCACCCAAGGTCGCACTGCCGCAGGGCATGATGATGCCAGTCAACTCTATCAACACATTGTTCCACTCACCGGCGTTCTGGGGGCTTGCATTGCCGGTCTCGGTGAGTCCAATGGCATCGGATGTCATACGTGGATACTGGGCGCAGAGGATACTATGGGAGATTGGAGGGTACCTAGTGATCTATCCACCAACTGTACACCGAGTCGATAATGTGCATGCTCACCCATTTGATGATGAGAAGGATATCCATGTCAACATAGGGAGGTTGATAAAATTCCTAATGGAGTGGCGATCCAGTAAGCGGACACTGTTCGAGCGTATTCTTGATTTGAGCTATGCAATGACAGAGGAAGGGTTCTGGGGTGAAAAGGATTTGCATTTCATGGCTGGGTGGCTGCAAGATCTGGTTGCTATTGGCTACCGGCAACCACGGTTGCTGTCACTGGATATTGACCGACCGAGGGCAACCATTGGACATGGGGACAAGAAGGAGTTCATCCCCAAGAAGCTGCCTTCAGTGCATCTTGGGGTGGAGGAGATTGGAGAAGTAAGCACTGAGATTGGCAATCTTATAAAATGGAGGAAGCATTTTGGTGACATTGTGCTCATAGTGCATTGCACTGAACCGGTGGACCGAACTGCACTAGAGTGGAGGCTGCTTTATGGTCGGATATTTCGGGCAGTTGTTATTCTTTCAGAGCAAAGCAATTCTGATCTTGCTGTAGAATTCAGCAACTTGGCACAAGCCTACAA GTACCTGCCGAAGGTGTTTGATCGGTTTGCAGGTGCTCAAGGTTTTCTGTTCCTTCAGGATCATGTGGTCCTCAATTACTGGAACCTCTTGAATGCTGATAAGGCAAAGCTCTGGATAACCAACCAG GTGAAGGAATCATGGTCAGATGTGCCTCTACAAGGTAACAAAATTGAGCGGTTTGTGAACCAAGGAGATATGGTTAAAAAGGCAGTCAGCAATTTCCCACCTCATTATCAAACCAATTACAGAAGAAGTGTAGGTGAACATAAGATAATTCATTGCAGCAGTGAGATATTTTACATACCTCAACGGCATATCGGTGACTTCTCGTATCTTGTTAAAGCTATAGGAACCTTAGATATTCATCACAGTTTTGCAGTCCCCATGATATTCCTTGCAATGGATTCACCAAGCAATTTCGAATCCAAAGCTCTGACGAAATTTGTCTATAGGGCAGATCTGCCATCAAATACCACTTTCGCATCAATTTATTCTGCTGAAGCTCACGCAGTGTACCCATTGAAGGTTCGGAATGAGATGGAATTTGTAATGCTAATCAGAGTAATGGCTTCAGGAGATCCATTCCTTATGGAGTTAGTCTGA
- the LOC101757242 gene encoding uncharacterized protein LOC101757242: MALLLSSCVAPAVVVARACPAHRPAVWLLPPRRPRLVAVASAAASSAPSGEVAAAAAAAASQPHDNGVVGGSGSNGPVPTTAKATAKATAIETTVERVIFDFRFMALLAIAGSLAGSVLCFLNGCVFIKEAYQVYWSSCVKGVHTGQMVLKVVEAIDVYLAGTVMLIFGMGLYGLFISNASTDVPSESDPLRGSSLFGMFAMKERPKWMKITSLDELKTKVGHVIVMILLVKMFERSKMVKITTGLDLLSYSVCIFLSSASLYILHNLHRGDHEEGAMPNL, translated from the exons ATGGCTCTCCTGCTGAGCAGCTGCGTCGCGCCGGCGGTCGTCGTCGCGCGCGCGtgcccggcgcaccggccggcggtgTGGCTgctcccgccgcgccggccccggcTCGTGGCggtcgcctcggcggcggcttcctccgcgccgtccggggaggtggcggcggcggcggcggcggcggcgtcgcaaCCCCACGACAACGGGGTCGTGGGCGGGAGCGGAAGCAACGGCCCCGTCCCGACCACCGCCAAGGCCACCGCCAAGGCCACCGCCATCGAGACCACCGTCGAGAGG GTGATCTTCGATTTCCGGTTCATGGCCCTCCTCGCGATCGCCGGGTCGCTGGCTGGCTCTGTGCTGTGCTTCCTCAAC GGCTGTGTCTTCATCAAAGAGGCATACCAAGTTTATTGGTCGAGCTGTGTCAAGGGAGTTCATACGGGGCAGATGGTCCTCAAAGTCGTCGAGGCCATCG ATGTGTATCTTGCTGGAACAGTCATGCTGATATTTGGCATGGGTCTTTACGGGCTGTTCATCAGCAATGCCTCCACCGATGTGCCTTCAGAATCGGACCCCCTCAGGGGATCATCGTTGTTCGGGATGTTCGCTATGAAG GAACGGCCAAAGTGGATGAAGATCACGTCCCTCGACGAGCTCAAGACAAAAGTTGGGCATGTCATTGTGATGATTCTGCTGGTTAAGATGTTCGAGAGGAGCAAGATGGTAAAGATAACCACAGGGCTGGACCTCCTCAGCTACTCGGTCTGCATCTTCCTGTCGTCGGCTTCTCTCTACATCCTGCACAATCTCCACAGGGGCGACCATGAGGAGGGTGCAATGCCGAATTTGTGA
- the LOC111256419 gene encoding uncharacterized protein LOC111256419, which translates to MALLLSGCVAPAVAARAAPAHRPSFSSSLPQPRANHRNFAVNGIILMFYPCACSIAADAVQGAAGDLRFPVPAFLALLAIADWLSCVKGVHSGQMVLKVVEAIGEMFFQASSLICSVNQHEQQCLPWQCLSVSPR; encoded by the exons ATGGCTCTCCTGCTGAGCGGCTGCGTCGCGCCGGCGGTCGCCGCCCGCGCGGCCCCGGcacaccg CCCTAGCTTCAGCTCTTCACTCCCCCAGCCCCGCGCCAATCACCGAAATTTCGCAGTAAACGGAATCATTCTCATGTTCTATCCATGCGCATGCTCAATTGCTGCCGATGCTGTTCAGGGCGCTGCAGGTGATCTTCGATTTCCGGTTCCTGCCTTCCTGGCCCTCCTCGCGATCGCTGATTGGTTGAGCTGTGTCAAGGGAGTTCATTCGGGGCAGATGGTCCTCAAAGTCGTCGAGGCCATCGGTGAGATGTtcttccaggcttccagcctAATTTGTTCAGTCAATCAGCACGAGCAACAGTGTTTACCGTGGCAATGCTTGTCTGTGTCGCCTCGCTAA
- the LOC101757639 gene encoding methyltransferase-like protein 13 isoform X1 codes for MSSPPPPPDDGEGSDGNTGRSLSYGEAEYWDARYVEEGGAPYDWYQRYDALRPFVRRFAPPASRLLMIGCGSALMSEDMVSDGYLEIVNIDISSVVIEMMRKKYFNIPQLQYLRMDVRDMSMFPDESFDCAIDKGTLDSLMCGVDAPLSAAQMVSEVDRLLRPGGVFILITYGDPSVRVPHLNQPACNWKIVLYILPRPGFTGKIRRQVLDPVPLTERGRLPDGFVPEDPDSHYVYVCEKMQGLTGAGSPTVNHIESQGEE; via the exons atgtcgtcgccgccgccgccgcccgacgacggcgaggggaGCGACGGCAACACCGGGAGGTCGTTGAGCTACGGGGAGGCGGAGTACTGGGACGCGCGGTACGtcgaggagggcggcgcgccGTACGACTGGTACCAGCGCTACGACGCGCTCCGCCCCTTCGTCCGCCGCTtcgcgccgccggcgtcccggCTACTCATGATTGGATGCGGCTCCGCAC TTATGTCAGAGGACATGGTCAGTGATGGTTATTTGGAGATCGTGAACATTGACATTTCTTCGGTTGTGATTgagatgatgaggaagaaatATTTCAACATTCCGCAGCTGCAAT ACCTGCGCATGGATGTCAGAGATATGAGTATGTTTCCTGATGAATCGTTTGATTGTGCAATTGATAAAG GTACCCTGGACTCATTGATG TGTGGTGTGGATGCTCCTCTCAGTGCAGCTCAGATGGTTTCGGAAGTGGACAG GCTTCTTAGACCAGGAGGTGTCTTTATTTTG ATAACATATGGTGATCCATCAGTGCGAGTTCCTCATTTGAATCAACCAGCATGCAATTGGAAAATTGTACTTTACATTCTAC CAAGACCTGGGTTCACTGGAAAGATAAGGAGGCAAGTACTGGATCCTGTTCCACTGACGGAGAGGGGTAGGCTCCCTGATGGATTTGTTCCAGAGGATCCTGACTCCCATTATGTCTATGTCTGCGAAAAGATGCAAGGATTGACAGGTGCAGGTTCCCCAACAGTAAACCACATAGAGAGCCAAGGGGAAGAATAA
- the LOC101757639 gene encoding methyltransferase-like protein 13 isoform X2, producing the protein MSSPPPPPDDGEGSDGNTGRSLSYGEAEYWDARYVEEGGAPYDWYQRYDALRPFVRRFAPPASRLLMIGCGSALMSEDMVSDGYLEIVNIDISSVVIEMMRKKYFNIPQLQYLRMDVRDMSMFPDESFDCAIDKGTLDSLMCGVDAPLSAAQMVSEVDRLLRPGGVFILQDLGSLER; encoded by the exons atgtcgtcgccgccgccgccgcccgacgacggcgaggggaGCGACGGCAACACCGGGAGGTCGTTGAGCTACGGGGAGGCGGAGTACTGGGACGCGCGGTACGtcgaggagggcggcgcgccGTACGACTGGTACCAGCGCTACGACGCGCTCCGCCCCTTCGTCCGCCGCTtcgcgccgccggcgtcccggCTACTCATGATTGGATGCGGCTCCGCAC TTATGTCAGAGGACATGGTCAGTGATGGTTATTTGGAGATCGTGAACATTGACATTTCTTCGGTTGTGATTgagatgatgaggaagaaatATTTCAACATTCCGCAGCTGCAAT ACCTGCGCATGGATGTCAGAGATATGAGTATGTTTCCTGATGAATCGTTTGATTGTGCAATTGATAAAG GTACCCTGGACTCATTGATG TGTGGTGTGGATGCTCCTCTCAGTGCAGCTCAGATGGTTTCGGAAGTGGACAG GCTTCTTAGACCAGGAGGTGTCTTTATTTTG CAAGACCTGGGTTCACTGGAAAGATAA
- the LOC101758042 gene encoding LOW QUALITY PROTEIN: serine carboxypeptidase II-3-like (The sequence of the model RefSeq protein was modified relative to this genomic sequence to represent the inferred CDS: substituted 1 base at 1 genomic stop codon): MRTTTSTALPLAAALCLALLLPGAAAATKPRLRQGDYLNRLRGSPASARQSWQQAESSLAVASPSTATDRAQRHASSPSSPPAVGRKEDDRVDRLPGQPDGVDFAQYAGYVTVDAAAGRALFYYLAEAGGGAXASSRAPLLLWLNGGPGCSSLGYGAMEELGPFRVKSDGRTLYRNPYAWNEAANVLFLESPAGVGFSYSNTTADYGRSGDNKTADDALLFLLNWMERFPEYKGREFYLAGERYADHYVPQLAHAILRHAATAGKASSPINLKGIMIGNAVINDGTDTMGMYDFFWTHALISDEAAEGIRRYCNFSAGGTDSDKCDAATTEADEALQDIDIYNIYAPNCESAGLVTPPITPSIESFDPCTDYYVEAYLNDPDVQRALHANVTRLDHPWSACSDVLRRWTDSATTVLPIIQELLKNDIRVWVYSGDTDGRVPVTSSRYSVNQLQLPVAAKWRPWFSSTQGSGEVGGYVVQYKGKEKGSLSLATVRGAGHEVPSYQPKRALVLVQSFLAGKSLPDCKKCEQS; encoded by the exons ATGAGGACCACCACCAGCACAGCGCTGCCGCTGGCAGCGGCGCTCTGCCTCGCGCTGCTGCTccccggcgcggccgccgccaccaagccCCGGCTGCGGCAGGGCGACTACCTGAACCGGCTCCGCGGGTCGCCGGCGTCCGCGCGCCAGTCGTGGCAGCAGGCCGAGTCGTCGCTGGCGGTCGCGTCGCCGTCAACGGCGACGGACAGAGCGCAGCGGCACGCGTCGTCGCCGTCTTCCCCGCCGGCCGTGGGGCGCAAGGAGGACGACCGCGTGGACCGGCTGCCGGGGCAGCCCGACGGCGTGGACTTCGCGCAGTACGCCGGGTACGTGAcggtggacgcggcggcggggcgcgcgcTGTTCTACTACCtcgccgaggccggcggcggcgcgtaggCGTCGTCCAGGGCTCCGCTCCTCCTGTGGCTCAACGGCGGGCCCGGGTGCTCGTCGCTGGGGTACGGCGCCATGGAGGAGCTTGGCCCGTTTCGCGTGAAGAGCGACGGGAGGACGCTGTACCGGAACCCCTACGCGTGGAACGAGGCGGCGAACGTGCTGTTCCTGGAGAGCCCCGCCGGGGTGGGGTTCTCCTACTCCAACACGACGGCGGACTACGGCCGGAGCGGCGACAACAAGACCGCCGACGACGCGCTCCTGTTCCTGCTCAACTGGATGGAGAGGTTCCCCGAGTACAAGGGCCGCGAGTTCTACCTCGCCGGCGAGAGATACGCCGACCACTACGTCCCCCAGCTCGCCCACGCCATcctccgccacgccgccaccgccggcaagGCCTCCTCGCCCATCAACCTCAAAGGCATCATG ATTGGGAACGCGGTGATCAACGACGGGACGGACACCATGGGCATGTACGACTTCTTCTGGACGCACGCGCTCATCTccgacgaggcggcggagggcatCAGGAGGTACTGCAACTTCAGCGCCGGCGGGACGGACTCGGACAAGTGCGACGCGGCGACGACGGAGGCCGACGAGGCGCTGCAGGACATCGACATCTACAACATCTACGCGCCCAACTGCGAGTCCGCCGGACTCGTCACGCCGCCGATCACCCCGTCG ATCGAGAGCTTTGATCCGTGCACGGATTATTACGTGGAGGCCTACCTCAACGACCCGGACGTGCAGAGGGCGCTCCACGCCAACGTCACCCGCCTCGACCACCCCTGGTCGGCATGCAG TGACGTCTTGAGACGGTGGACTGACAGCGCCACAACGGTCCTGCCTATCATACAGGAGCTCCTGAAGAACGACATCAGAGTCTGGGTCTACAG TGGTGACACCGATGGGAGAGTGCCGGTCACTTCCAGCAGATACTCTGTCAACCAGCTCCAGCTCCCAGTCGCTGCTAAATGGAGGCCATGGTTCAGCAGCACTCAG GGTTCTGGAGAGGTGGGTGGCTACGTCGTGCAGTACAAGGGCAAGGAGAAGGGCAGCCTCAGCCTGGCAACCGTGAGAGGAGCCGGCCATGAGGTACCCAGCTACCAGCCGAAGAGAGCACTTGTGCTTGTTCAGAGTTTCCTTGCAGGCAAAAGTCTCCCTGACTGCAAGAAATGCGAACAGTCTTAG
- the LOC101765105 gene encoding 3-oxoacyl-[acyl-carrier-protein] synthase I, chloroplastic encodes MQTLLSDAVAVAVAAADVTPRTQPQPRRVSVSMARAPRRESDPKKRVVITGMGVVSVFGNDAGAFYDRLLAGESGAGHIDRFDPTGFTTRFAAQIRGFSSEGHIDSKSDRRLDDCQRYALVAARKALESAGLALGSRAMGKIDLERAGVVVGSGIGGVKEFSAGVESLVTKGPSKISPFSVPLAIPNMASALVAIDAGIGFLGPNYSVSTACATGNHCIHSAADQIRLGRADVMLAGGVEAAIAPVALGGFAALGALSRRNADPATASRPWDRDRDGFVMGEGAGVLVMESLEHAMRRGAPVLAEYLGGAATCDAHHVTNPRPDGRAVSLCIKRSLEDAGVSPEEVNYINAHATSSRAGDLAEAKALKQVFKDTSQIKMNATKSMIGHCLGAAGGLEAIATIKAITTGWVHPTINQFNPDPAVDQFDTVRDVKQWHEVNVGISNSFGFGGHNSVVVFAPPFKR; translated from the exons ATGCAAACCCTCCTCTCcgatgccgtcgccgtcgccgtcgcggcggccgacgtGACCCCACGCACACAGCCTCAGCCTCGCCGCGTCTCGGTGTCTATGGCGCGCGCACCCCGACGTGAGTCCGACCCGAAGAAGCGCGTGGTGATCACGGGGATGGGCGTGGTGTCGGTGTTCGGCAACGACGCGGGTGCGTTCTACGACCGGCTCCTCGCCGGGGAGAGCGGCGCGGGGCACATCGACCGCTTCGACCCCACCGGGTTCACCACCCGCTTCGCCGCCCAGATCCGCGGCTTCTCCTCCGAGGGCCACATCGACAGCAAGAGCGACCGCCGCCTCGACGACTGCCAGCGCtacgccctcgtcgccgccaggAAGGCCCTCGAGTCCGCCGGGCTCGCCCTCGGCTCCAGAGCAATGGGCAAG ATTGACCTGGAACGCGCCGGCGTTGTCGTCGGCTCCGGCATCGGCGGCGTCAAGGAGTTCTCCGCCGGCGTGGAGAGCCTCGTGACCAAGGGGCCGAGCAAAATCTCCCCCTTCAGCGTCCCGCTCGCGATACCCAACATGGCGTCGGCTCTGGTCGCCATCGACGCCGGCATCGGCTTCCTGGGCCCCAACTACTCGGTCTCGACGGCCTGCGCCACGGGCAACCACTGCATCCACAGCGCCGCGGACCAGATCCGCCTGGGCCGCGCCGACGtcatgctcgccggcggcgtggaggccGCCATCGCCCCGGTCGCCCTCGGCGGGTTCGCGGCGCTGGGGGCGCTGTCGCGGAGGAACGCCGACCCCGCGACGGCGTCCCGGCCGTGGGACAGGGACCGCGACGGCTTCGTCATGGGCGAGGGCGCCGGAGTGCTG GTGATGGAGAGCCTCGAGCATGCCATGAGGCGTGGCGCCCCGGTCCTCGCCGAGTACCTAGGCGGCGCGGCGACCTGCGACGCGCACCATGTGACCAACCCGAGGCCAGATGGTCGTGCTGTTTCGCTGTGTATCAAGCGGAGTCTTGAAGACGCCGGCGTCTCACCGGAGGAG GTGAACTACATAAACGCTCATGCAACCTCTTCGCGTGCTGGGGACCTGGCAGAAGCGAAGGCTTTGAAGCAAGTCTTCAAGGACACGTCCCAGATCAAGATGAATGCAACCAAG TCCATGATAGGGCAttgccttggcgcggccggcggtttgGAAGCCATTGCCACCATCAAAGCCATAACCACCGGATGGGTGCATCCAACTATAAACCAATTT AATCCTGACCCGGCAGTGGATCAATTTGACACGGTGCGTGATGTGAAACAATGGCACGAAGTAAACGTCG GTATCTCCAATTCGTTTGGATTTGGTGGGCACAATTCGGTGGTAGTATTCGCACCGCCGTTCAAGCGCTGA